Proteins encoded together in one Phycisphaerae bacterium window:
- a CDS encoding DUF2961 domain-containing protein: MRTTVLILAVLAGIARSCHGQAASGYDDYLEWQHWSRIQTGARAGLASSYDRAGANADYSQYDDPPGLQTQPVPATVRTISGPGVIYRFWMPHLTAKQSFVVRMFFDEETTPRIDTNSLALLGGGFGYFSAPLVTTCAGGQVCYEPIPFAQSLKIETVNQQLPTDGSWSARRHYYQYTYMTFPPGTDVRSYTGTLTPEQQAARDATAAMFNNAGRHPAGTSPTAVRLDTTATTVSAGESITLACLAGPGVIRRLNVRMETATEEQLENLRLLVFYDNAAEPAVDASVACFFGAGRSRAPYRSIPLGTDSPDGFYCYWPMPFRRSVSVVLSNTGADAVPVDSAVVEYEPGSFDPALGYLHAKTSNTIRQSGQVFHPILSADGCGHYVGNLLYIHESRNAFSMLEGDEVIAVDGVTTCYGTGTEDAYNGGYYYNWVAVQSDEPEGTYPPSATRPLHGIIYVRRDATPIARADQYRWYIADRVPFCQSIRVDIECRYALVGAEYTSVAFWYQLPPVPGNFDNDCDVDADDFARFESCATGPGVPGSASPACTMVQFEAADFDHDGDVDQRDFGIFQLCYSGENVLADPNCGS, encoded by the coding sequence ATGAGAACCACGGTATTGATCCTGGCGGTGTTGGCGGGTATTGCCCGTTCTTGCCATGGACAGGCCGCCTCGGGTTACGATGACTACCTGGAGTGGCAACACTGGAGCCGGATTCAGACCGGAGCGCGCGCAGGACTTGCCTCCAGCTACGACCGCGCCGGAGCTAATGCCGACTACAGTCAGTACGACGACCCACCGGGGCTCCAGACCCAGCCGGTTCCGGCCACGGTCAGGACGATCAGCGGCCCTGGCGTGATCTACCGCTTCTGGATGCCTCACCTGACCGCCAAGCAATCGTTCGTCGTACGCATGTTCTTTGACGAAGAGACGACGCCCCGCATAGACACGAACAGCCTGGCCCTGCTCGGCGGAGGTTTCGGGTACTTTTCCGCGCCTCTTGTCACCACATGTGCCGGCGGGCAGGTCTGCTACGAACCGATCCCCTTTGCCCAGTCATTGAAGATCGAGACGGTCAACCAGCAATTACCTACCGATGGATCCTGGTCGGCCAGGCGGCACTACTATCAGTACACCTATATGACCTTCCCGCCGGGCACTGACGTCCGCTCGTACACCGGCACGCTGACGCCCGAACAGCAGGCGGCCCGCGATGCGACGGCGGCGATGTTCAACAATGCAGGCCGGCATCCGGCCGGGACCAGCCCCACGGCGGTGCGGCTCGACACGACGGCCACGACTGTTTCTGCCGGCGAGTCGATTACGCTGGCCTGTTTGGCCGGTCCGGGCGTAATTCGCCGGCTCAACGTGCGGATGGAAACGGCGACCGAAGAGCAACTGGAGAACCTTCGTCTGCTCGTATTCTATGACAACGCCGCTGAGCCGGCCGTCGACGCCTCCGTCGCCTGCTTCTTCGGTGCCGGCAGATCGCGGGCACCCTACCGCAGCATTCCACTGGGTACCGATTCGCCTGACGGCTTCTATTGCTACTGGCCCATGCCGTTCCGCCGCTCCGTGTCAGTTGTGTTGTCAAATACCGGCGCGGATGCCGTCCCGGTGGACTCCGCCGTCGTCGAGTACGAGCCTGGCTCGTTCGATCCGGCCCTGGGGTACTTGCACGCCAAGACCAGCAATACCATCCGCCAGTCCGGGCAGGTCTTCCACCCCATCCTCTCCGCCGACGGTTGCGGGCACTACGTGGGCAACCTCCTGTACATCCACGAATCCAGGAACGCATTCAGCATGCTGGAGGGTGACGAGGTTATCGCCGTGGATGGGGTGACGACATGCTACGGCACCGGCACCGAGGACGCCTACAACGGCGGCTATTACTACAATTGGGTCGCGGTGCAGTCAGACGAACCAGAGGGTACCTACCCTCCCTCGGCTACTCGCCCCCTTCATGGAATCATCTACGTGCGCCGCGATGCGACCCCGATCGCCCGGGCAGACCAATACCGTTGGTACATCGCCGACCGCGTGCCGTTCTGCCAGTCAATCCGGGTTGACATCGAATGCCGTTACGCCCTCGTCGGGGCCGAGTACACGTCCGTCGCATTCTGGTATCAGCTTCCGCCCGTGCCCGGAAACTTTGACAATGACTGCGACGTGGATGCCGACGACTTCGCCCGGTTCGAATCCTGTGCGACCGGCCCAGGCGTTCCTGGTTCAGCGTCTCCCGCCTGCACCATGGTTCAGTTCGAGGCCGCCGACTTCGACCACGATGGCGATGTCGACCAACGCGACTTCGGCATCTTTCAGCTTTGTTACAGCGGGGAGAATGTGCTGGCAGATCCGAACTGTGGAAGCTGA
- a CDS encoding glycosidase, whose amino-acid sequence MSTVMFRRCPENPIVRPGLYPWRRAVTFNPAALYENGKVYLYERAAGGLRPFHCYIGLLESGDGVHFRHVSDQPVFTPEMAGNRYGTVQDPRIVKLDGLYYLSFAFRPYAWNIWPTGLGVPEAAQPTFPGFSGRDEDNQTRSGIAVSTDRLHWKLHS is encoded by the coding sequence ATGTCGACCGTCATGTTTCGGCGTTGCCCCGAAAACCCCATTGTCCGCCCCGGGCTCTACCCCTGGCGAAGAGCTGTCACGTTCAACCCGGCCGCCCTCTATGAAAACGGCAAAGTGTACCTCTATGAACGTGCGGCTGGCGGGCTGCGACCATTCCACTGCTACATCGGACTTCTCGAAAGCGGCGATGGCGTGCACTTTCGTCACGTCAGCGACCAGCCGGTGTTCACGCCCGAAATGGCCGGCAACCGGTACGGCACGGTGCAAGACCCCCGCATCGTCAAACTCGACGGCCTCTACTACCTCAGTTTTGCCTTCCGCCCTTACGCCTGGAACATCTGGCCCACCGGTCTGGGCGTCCCCGAAGCCGCTCAGCCGACCTTTCCCGGCTTCTCCGGCCGCGACGAGGATAATCAGACGCGCTCGGGCATCGCCGTCTCGACCGACCGCCTGCATTGGAAGCTTCATTCA
- a CDS encoding thrombospondin type 3 repeat-containing protein, translated as MRSLGWFGVFVLAGCVVRLCAAASLPQNPDIRVHISGKTGRISFLRLTGDAQVLAAPPGRAAQDPAMAFLDAHGKAFGISDPAVQLAGYRVDADSLGFTHSTYRQYHKGVRVFGGVVKVHEDAAGRVYAANGDFLPVPDDLAVTPVVKPADAEAAAIRLVNRGTPSIEHAELVVVDPAWYGGRATGPRLAYYIILRDISVVLREGVFVDARTGEILDRWNMIQTSRIRKIYDAHGSSDLAGATLARSEGDPPYSLVDVNRGYDYAGDVYDYYYRAFGRDSINGTGMILKVVANFYYAGICPNAFWDGQEMVFCPGTITDDIMAHEMTHGITEYTANLIYQNQPGQLNESFSDVFGELVDLFNGDAAFPGAPGGPPNWPPHPTGPGKDTPNNLRTRCSYYPSYVDGVRWSMGEDADAFGGAIRDMFNPTCFGDPDMGQSPYQVCMAEDNGGVHSGSGIPNHAFQLATDGGSFNGITVTGIGPIKTGAVWYRALTRYLTTISDFQDAYHAFNQAAQDLIGTKPADPRTGLPSDSTFTVADAQQVDNALRAVQMDMPGRCGDFFSREEPVLCGGRVTLYSESFESTDGGWSRGNSEWQWKSGMPGRSGKGWYCPDPSNPSGAAKQTLTSPEITIPPGVMGLGVVFAHYFDVEEWWDGGNISMRINSGAWTLVTSFIHNSYTSSLARADYSSNDNPMAGQIVWTGSSGGWGKSAFTLPGSVKAGDKVQFRFDFGRDSFYGTNVGWYLDDFEVFACHSGPSFELDGRPVIDDSAGGDGDGSVEPGETVDLTITLKNVGGDATNVSATLSCDVGTVTVVGANATQSYPDLPTGGVGTNAGPFKIQVKAQHPMCEAIPLLLSVTAAEGDDEIEFVVQVNGLPDPDGDGIGEVCDNCPTVPNPDQRNRDSDSLGDACDNCPVVANEDQADADGDAAGDACDNCLLVPNPDQTDSDRDGLGNACDNCPLTLNPDQHDDDGDGVGDACDNCPLIANPNQADDDKDGIGDACDNCVSAVNPFQQDADGDAVGDACDNCVKVANPDQTNSDSDKLGDACDNCPEIPNPAQRDKDEDGIGDVCDTCTDTDGDGTGNPGFAANTCPQDNCPNIANADQANADDDLWGDACDTCTDSDGDRFGDPGFPNNTCPIDNCPNDPNKQDPGLCGCGLLEKDVDFDGKVDCVDECPNDPYKSVPGKCGCGVLDRDRDGDGTPDCHDTCDVDPKKVQPGVCGCGVPDADDDKDGKLNCLDNCPTVANANQKDSDKDGVGDACDKCPNIYDPTQDDADDDGIGDMCDNCVGVPNADQADSDGDGVGDACDNCPRVANADQLDQDGDGIGDACDASVSSAGKKDQIMPADNQTAVPTNEEPALDAPSSGRAVPCGAGAAQLMAVGLVGLCVLRLVVRRRGC; from the coding sequence ATGAGAAGCCTTGGGTGGTTCGGCGTTTTTGTTCTGGCCGGATGCGTTGTCCGGTTGTGCGCGGCCGCGAGCCTGCCGCAGAACCCGGACATCCGCGTGCACATTTCGGGCAAGACAGGCAGGATCTCGTTTCTGAGATTGACCGGCGACGCACAGGTTCTGGCCGCGCCGCCGGGCCGGGCTGCCCAGGATCCGGCTATGGCTTTCCTCGATGCACACGGCAAAGCTTTTGGCATCTCGGACCCGGCCGTCCAATTGGCGGGCTACAGGGTGGATGCCGATTCCTTGGGATTCACGCACTCAACCTATCGGCAGTACCACAAGGGTGTTCGTGTTTTCGGCGGCGTGGTCAAGGTTCACGAGGATGCTGCCGGCCGAGTGTATGCGGCCAATGGCGATTTCCTTCCAGTGCCCGACGACCTGGCTGTAACGCCGGTCGTTAAGCCTGCGGATGCCGAGGCCGCCGCCATTCGCCTCGTCAACAGAGGGACGCCGAGCATCGAACATGCGGAACTGGTGGTGGTGGATCCGGCCTGGTACGGGGGCCGAGCAACGGGACCGAGGCTGGCGTACTACATCATTCTCAGGGACATTTCCGTTGTGCTGCGCGAAGGCGTGTTTGTTGATGCTCGGACCGGCGAGATTCTTGATCGCTGGAACATGATCCAGACCAGCAGGATCCGAAAGATTTACGATGCACACGGGTCCTCAGATTTGGCCGGCGCAACTCTGGCCCGGTCCGAGGGTGATCCGCCTTACTCTCTGGTGGACGTGAATCGAGGCTATGATTACGCGGGCGACGTGTACGATTACTATTACCGGGCGTTCGGTCGGGACAGCATCAACGGCACCGGCATGATCCTCAAGGTCGTGGCGAATTTCTACTATGCCGGTATTTGTCCGAATGCTTTCTGGGATGGGCAGGAGATGGTTTTCTGTCCGGGGACCATCACGGACGACATCATGGCTCACGAAATGACGCACGGGATCACGGAATACACCGCCAACCTGATCTACCAGAATCAACCCGGGCAGTTGAACGAGTCTTTTTCCGACGTTTTCGGTGAATTGGTAGACCTGTTTAACGGCGATGCCGCCTTTCCGGGGGCCCCAGGCGGCCCGCCGAACTGGCCGCCGCACCCGACAGGGCCCGGCAAGGACACGCCGAACAACCTTCGTACGCGGTGCAGCTATTACCCGAGCTATGTTGACGGTGTTCGTTGGTCGATGGGTGAGGATGCCGACGCGTTCGGCGGAGCCATTCGCGACATGTTCAATCCGACTTGTTTCGGCGATCCGGACATGGGCCAGAGTCCCTATCAGGTTTGCATGGCCGAGGACAACGGCGGCGTTCACAGCGGGAGCGGTATTCCCAATCATGCCTTTCAACTGGCGACCGATGGGGGCAGCTTCAATGGTATCACGGTGACGGGCATCGGACCGATCAAGACGGGCGCGGTCTGGTACCGGGCGCTGACCAGATACCTGACAACGATCTCTGATTTCCAGGATGCCTATCATGCATTCAACCAGGCGGCTCAGGATCTGATCGGGACCAAGCCGGCCGATCCGCGGACCGGCTTGCCTTCGGATTCCACTTTCACGGTTGCGGATGCGCAGCAGGTGGACAATGCCCTTCGGGCGGTTCAGATGGACATGCCCGGCCGGTGCGGCGATTTCTTCTCTCGCGAAGAGCCTGTCCTTTGTGGAGGCCGGGTGACACTCTATTCTGAGAGCTTCGAGAGCACGGACGGAGGCTGGTCGCGTGGAAACAGCGAGTGGCAGTGGAAATCCGGTATGCCCGGTCGGTCCGGCAAGGGATGGTACTGTCCCGATCCGTCCAACCCGAGCGGTGCCGCGAAACAGACGCTGACCAGTCCGGAGATCACGATTCCTCCGGGAGTGATGGGACTCGGAGTGGTATTTGCTCACTATTTCGATGTCGAGGAATGGTGGGACGGCGGCAACATCAGCATGAGAATCAACAGCGGTGCTTGGACGCTGGTCACGTCTTTCATTCACAACTCGTACACCAGCAGCCTGGCACGAGCCGACTATTCCTCCAACGACAATCCCATGGCCGGTCAGATCGTCTGGACCGGTTCCTCCGGCGGATGGGGCAAGTCGGCGTTCACCCTTCCCGGCAGCGTCAAGGCCGGCGACAAAGTGCAATTCCGGTTTGACTTCGGCCGCGACTCGTTCTACGGCACCAACGTGGGGTGGTATTTGGACGATTTCGAGGTATTTGCCTGTCACAGCGGGCCGAGTTTCGAATTGGACGGCCGCCCCGTCATTGACGACTCGGCGGGTGGCGACGGCGACGGTTCGGTGGAACCGGGTGAGACCGTCGACCTCACGATCACCCTGAAGAACGTCGGCGGCGACGCCACGAATGTCTCGGCGACGCTTTCATGCGACGTGGGGACGGTGACCGTCGTGGGAGCCAACGCTACTCAGAGCTATCCGGACCTGCCGACGGGTGGGGTGGGCACAAACGCCGGTCCTTTCAAGATCCAGGTTAAGGCCCAGCATCCCATGTGTGAGGCTATTCCGTTGCTGTTGTCCGTAACGGCCGCCGAGGGAGATGACGAGATCGAATTCGTCGTCCAGGTCAACGGCTTGCCCGATCCGGACGGTGATGGGATAGGCGAAGTCTGCGACAACTGCCCGACGGTGCCCAACCCGGACCAGCGGAACCGCGACAGTGATTCCCTGGGCGACGCCTGCGACAACTGTCCTGTCGTAGCGAACGAAGACCAGGCCGACGCGGACGGCGACGCCGCGGGTGATGCCTGCGACAACTGCCTGCTTGTTCCGAATCCGGATCAGACGGACTCTGATCGTGACGGTCTGGGCAACGCCTGCGACAACTGCCCGCTGACGCTGAACCCGGACCAGCATGACGACGACGGTGACGGCGTGGGCGATGCCTGCGACAATTGTCCGTTGATCGCAAACCCGAATCAGGCGGACGATGATAAGGATGGCATCGGTGACGCGTGCGACAACTGCGTCAGCGCGGTGAATCCCTTTCAGCAGGATGCCGACGGTGACGCCGTGGGTGACGCCTGCGACAACTGCGTGAAGGTGGCCAATCCGGACCAGACCAACTCGGACTCGGACAAGCTCGGGGATGCGTGCGACAACTGTCCCGAGATTCCCAACCCTGCCCAGCGGGATAAGGATGAGGACGGGATCGGCGACGTCTGCGACACCTGTACCGACACGGACGGTGATGGCACCGGCAATCCGGGGTTTGCGGCCAACACCTGTCCGCAGGACAACTGTCCGAACATTGCGAATGCGGATCAGGCCAATGCCGATGACGATCTTTGGGGTGACGCGTGCGACACGTGCACAGATTCCGACGGCGACAGGTTCGGCGACCCGGGGTTCCCGAACAACACTTGCCCCATAGACAACTGTCCGAATGACCCCAACAAGCAGGATCCGGGGCTCTGTGGCTGCGGCCTGCTCGAGAAAGACGTGGATTTCGACGGCAAGGTTGACTGCGTCGACGAATGTCCCAACGACCCATACAAGAGCGTGCCCGGCAAGTGTGGTTGCGGGGTGCTCGATCGCGACCGGGACGGCGACGGCACGCCCGACTGCCACGACACCTGCGACGTGGACCCGAAGAAGGTGCAGCCGGGCGTTTGTGGCTGTGGTGTGCCGGATGCGGACGATGACAAGGACGGCAAGCTTAACTGCCTGGACAACTGCCCGACGGTCGCGAATGCCAACCAGAAGGACAGTGACAAGGATGGCGTGGGCGACGCTTGTGACAAGTGCCCGAACATCTACGATCCCACTCAGGATGATGCCGATGACGACGGCATCGGGGATATGTGCGACAACTGTGTCGGCGTTCCTAACGCAGACCAGGCGGACTCAGACGGTGACGGCGTCGGGGATGCCTGCGACAACTGCCCGCGCGTTGCGAACGCTGACCAGTTGGACCAGGACGGAGACGGGATCGGCGACGCTTGCGATGCCTCCGTATCTTCGGCTGGAAAGAAGGATCAGATCATGCCGGCCGATAACCAGACGGCGGTTCCGACCAACGAGGAGCCGGCGCTGGATGCGCCTTCATCGGGGCGTGCCGTTCCATGCGGAGCCGGGGCCGCCCAACTGATGGCCGTGGGGCTGGTCGGGCTCTGCGTGTTGCGGCTGGTCGTGAGGCGGCGAGGCTGCTGA
- a CDS encoding glycosidase: PDIDDRNVILFPEKLAGRYAVLRRPSPFAGVTTEHRSVHPGIKISYSDDLHNWSTPATVIEPAYQWENNRIGGSTPPIRTPAGWLAFYHGVENQDPTVRRVCYRMGAMLLDADDPTKVLARTPKPLLEPTEYYECFGLFIPNVVFPTGAVVIDDVVHLYYGACDTAIALATCPLSELLDYMLSL; encoded by the coding sequence CGCCGGACATCGACGACCGCAACGTCATCCTGTTCCCCGAGAAACTGGCCGGTCGATATGCCGTGCTACGTCGCCCCAGCCCCTTTGCAGGCGTCACCACCGAGCACCGTAGCGTCCACCCGGGCATCAAGATCAGTTACAGCGACGACCTGCATAACTGGAGCACCCCGGCAACCGTCATCGAACCCGCCTATCAGTGGGAGAACAACCGGATCGGCGGATCCACTCCGCCCATCCGCACGCCGGCCGGGTGGCTGGCGTTCTATCACGGTGTGGAGAACCAGGACCCCACTGTCCGCCGCGTCTGTTATCGCATGGGAGCAATGCTCCTGGACGCCGATGATCCGACCAAGGTACTTGCCCGTACGCCCAAACCCCTGCTTGAGCCCACCGAGTACTATGAGTGCTTCGGTCTCTTCATACCCAACGTCGTCTTCCCCACCGGCGCGGTAGTCATCGACGACGTGGTACACCTCTATTACGGTGCGTGCGACACGGCCATTGCCCTCGCCACCTGCCCCCTGAGCGAACTGCTCGACTACATGCTGAGTCTGTAG
- a CDS encoding S8 family serine peptidase: MAKRGEEMRTFTILWIAAGLCLLSSGGLQAQPQSLPDDGALRGRAEKARLLATQALEAKKAAWASAQRHGWSPRTQHGQVVSELMGIRDGRVYICQTANSDAGITAAADLVRNTPPYDINGFGVVVGVWDGGAVRATHRELTGRVSIRDSGSSFDHATHVAGTIGATGVDPSAIGMAPSAGIDSYDWTSDLGEMTARAMAVPGQPDAIQISNHSYVHAAGWDNSSGSFRWHGTWGERESSYFGQYDEVARQWDELCYEAPYYLPFKAAGNERNDPVPAAGALFEYWFNGRWRQKSYDPNTDPLPDNWDAGGYDTLASASTAKNVMVVGAVSDAVYGGKRLLSLATVTPFTSWGPTDDGRIKPDLVSSGMTLRSCTATGDASYGTYSGTSMATAVVSGSAALLVEYYGRLFPGQYMRSEMLRGLMIHTADDLQAAGPDYQTGWGLLNVEAAAEQLLLHRRSPAARRIVSGLLSPAQPSISYTCASNGVRPLKVTLCWTDPPGVVRTGLDNPSPCLVNDLDLRVVAPDGGTVHMPYVLDPLFPTSPATTGDNTRDNVEQILVSCPVAGSYTVHVSHKGNLVGVLQYYALLVSGISAVITGDYDRDEDVDAFDMAEWEDCASAPGVPAMAGCDGKDLDEDGDVDQCDFAVLQRCYSGLGGVPPPDCFE, translated from the coding sequence ATGGCTAAGCGTGGGGAAGAGATGCGGACCTTCACTATCCTTTGGATCGCGGCCGGGCTTTGCCTGCTGAGCTCGGGTGGCTTGCAGGCCCAGCCGCAGTCGTTGCCGGATGACGGGGCACTCAGGGGCAGAGCCGAAAAAGCACGGCTCTTGGCCACTCAGGCACTCGAGGCCAAGAAGGCCGCTTGGGCTTCCGCGCAAAGGCACGGATGGTCGCCCCGGACACAGCACGGCCAGGTTGTCAGCGAGCTCATGGGCATTCGTGACGGCAGAGTGTACATCTGCCAAACGGCTAACAGCGATGCCGGCATTACGGCAGCGGCGGATCTGGTCCGAAATACTCCCCCGTACGACATCAACGGCTTCGGCGTTGTCGTCGGGGTTTGGGACGGTGGCGCGGTTCGTGCCACCCATCGGGAGCTGACCGGTCGGGTGTCGATTCGGGACAGCGGCTCTTCCTTCGACCATGCCACGCATGTGGCGGGAACCATTGGTGCGACGGGGGTTGATCCCAGCGCCATCGGCATGGCCCCGAGCGCGGGCATCGATTCCTATGACTGGACCAGTGATCTGGGGGAGATGACCGCGCGCGCCATGGCGGTGCCGGGACAGCCGGATGCGATCCAGATCTCGAACCACTCATACGTCCACGCAGCCGGCTGGGACAACAGCTCGGGCAGTTTCCGGTGGCACGGGACGTGGGGTGAGCGGGAGTCCAGCTACTTCGGGCAATACGACGAAGTGGCACGGCAATGGGATGAGCTTTGCTATGAGGCTCCTTACTACTTGCCTTTCAAGGCTGCGGGCAACGAGAGAAACGACCCCGTTCCCGCGGCGGGGGCCCTGTTCGAGTACTGGTTCAATGGTCGGTGGCGCCAGAAATCATACGATCCGAACACCGATCCGCTACCGGATAATTGGGACGCGGGAGGCTACGACACCCTGGCAAGCGCAAGCACAGCCAAGAATGTGATGGTTGTCGGAGCCGTATCGGACGCCGTCTACGGAGGGAAACGGTTGTTGTCGCTTGCGACCGTGACACCGTTCACCTCGTGGGGACCGACGGACGATGGGCGAATCAAGCCCGATCTCGTGAGTTCGGGGATGACTCTTCGCTCCTGTACGGCGACAGGCGACGCCTCGTACGGAACCTACAGCGGCACGAGCATGGCAACGGCCGTGGTCTCCGGCTCGGCCGCCTTGCTGGTCGAGTACTACGGCAGGCTGTTTCCCGGGCAGTATATGCGGTCTGAGATGCTGAGAGGGCTCATGATTCACACGGCGGACGATTTACAGGCCGCCGGCCCGGACTATCAGACCGGCTGGGGTCTGCTCAACGTCGAGGCTGCTGCCGAGCAGTTGTTGTTGCACCGGCGGTCCCCGGCCGCGCGGCGGATAGTCAGCGGTCTGTTAAGTCCGGCTCAGCCGTCCATCTCCTACACGTGTGCGTCGAACGGCGTGCGTCCACTCAAGGTTACGCTTTGCTGGACCGACCCGCCGGGTGTGGTGCGGACCGGTCTGGATAACCCTTCACCGTGCCTGGTGAACGATCTTGATCTCCGGGTGGTCGCTCCCGATGGTGGAACCGTCCACATGCCGTATGTCCTCGATCCGTTGTTCCCGACGTCGCCGGCTACCACCGGCGACAATACGCGGGACAACGTGGAGCAGATCCTGGTTTCCTGTCCTGTCGCGGGTTCGTATACCGTTCATGTTTCACACAAGGGTAATCTTGTCGGCGTCCTTCAATACTACGCCCTGTTAGTCAGCGGGATTTCCGCGGTGATCACCGGCGACTACGATCGCGACGAGGATGTCGACGCATTCGACATGGCAGAGTGGGAAGACTGCGCCTCGGCTCCTGGAGTTCCAGCGATGGCCGGCTGTGATGGAAAGGATCTCGACGAGGATGGCGACGTAGACCAGTGCGACTTCGCGGTGCTTCAGCGATGCTACAGCGGGCTGGGCGGGGTACCTCCGCCGGATTGCTTTGAATGA
- a CDS encoding alkaline phosphatase family protein, with protein MLIIGLDGATFDVLKPMMKHGRMPNLARLVKEGTSGILYSTQPPITPAAWTTFMTGKGPGRHGIVDFERYDVATGKLSFNSTYEIRERTIWEILSEKGFRVGAVHVPMTYPPRKVNGFMISGFETPSVAAEFTWPPELKQEILRRWPNYSYRADWQRRVFGRDKALRRNLRHIERSFHQGAELTTFCGERFGWDVLMVLFKLVDNLQHKTWKYLDPKTAVRYPHEAELAANCFVELDKALGMLFDYARRYSASILMMSDHGHGSLDGKAQPNLLLKRWGYLKIRSSTVQIRRKLSKIADRFLGRRRTRFDANLGIEHELVVDWEQTRACVIHAGMNGFLYISLKGRQPHGVVEPSDYEKVRDDLRNRFLAAKCTDPAGREVRIFSEVHKPEELYGCNREEQPWMPDLLLVPQPGLAVVRRIVGRQPVRWSSLRRLEGTHRVEGILIANGPHIRQGSQTTGRIVDIAPTLLAALGLKVPSDMEGNVLTDLFDRMPTIEYELPQTAEWTRQECVYSEAEKEILTKRLTELGYLE; from the coding sequence GTGCTGATCATCGGCCTGGACGGCGCCACCTTCGACGTCCTCAAGCCGATGATGAAACACGGACGGATGCCCAATCTCGCCCGACTGGTGAAGGAAGGCACCTCCGGCATCCTATATTCGACCCAGCCCCCCATCACGCCCGCCGCGTGGACCACCTTCATGACCGGCAAAGGGCCGGGACGACACGGCATCGTGGACTTCGAACGTTACGACGTCGCAACCGGCAAGCTTTCATTCAACAGCACCTACGAGATCCGCGAACGCACAATCTGGGAAATCCTCAGCGAAAAAGGCTTCCGCGTGGGCGCCGTCCACGTGCCCATGACGTACCCCCCGCGGAAAGTCAACGGTTTCATGATCTCGGGTTTTGAAACGCCGAGCGTCGCCGCTGAATTCACCTGGCCGCCGGAGCTCAAGCAGGAAATCCTGCGACGATGGCCCAACTACAGTTATCGCGCCGATTGGCAGCGGCGAGTCTTCGGTCGCGACAAGGCTCTGCGTCGCAACCTTCGTCATATCGAACGGAGTTTCCACCAAGGCGCCGAGCTGACAACGTTCTGCGGCGAGCGGTTCGGCTGGGATGTCCTGATGGTGCTGTTCAAACTGGTCGACAACCTTCAGCACAAGACATGGAAATACCTCGACCCCAAGACGGCCGTCCGATACCCGCACGAGGCCGAATTGGCGGCCAACTGCTTCGTCGAACTCGACAAGGCTCTCGGCATGCTCTTTGATTACGCCCGCAGGTATTCGGCGTCGATACTGATGATGTCCGACCACGGACACGGCAGTCTCGATGGCAAAGCCCAACCCAACCTGCTGCTCAAACGGTGGGGATATCTCAAGATCCGAAGCAGCACCGTCCAGATTCGTCGCAAGCTTTCGAAAATCGCCGACCGCTTCCTGGGCCGCAGGCGAACACGGTTTGACGCCAACCTCGGGATCGAGCACGAGCTGGTGGTTGACTGGGAACAGACACGGGCGTGCGTCATCCACGCCGGCATGAACGGGTTCCTCTATATCAGCCTCAAAGGTCGTCAACCCCACGGCGTCGTTGAGCCGTCGGACTACGAGAAGGTGCGAGATGACCTGCGAAACCGCTTCCTCGCGGCCAAGTGTACCGATCCCGCCGGCCGGGAAGTACGCATCTTCTCGGAGGTCCACAAACCTGAAGAGCTCTACGGATGCAACCGTGAGGAACAACCGTGGATGCCCGATTTGCTGCTCGTCCCACAACCCGGTCTGGCCGTCGTCCGGCGAATCGTCGGTCGTCAACCAGTGCGCTGGTCCTCGTTGCGGCGACTTGAAGGCACGCACCGCGTCGAAGGCATCCTTATAGCCAACGGTCCCCACATCCGGCAAGGCAGCCAAACCACCGGTCGAATCGTCGACATCGCCCCGACGCTGCTGGCGGCGCTGGGACTCAAGGTGCCGTCTGACATGGAAGGTAACGTGCTGACGGACCTCTTTGATCGAATGCCCACTATCGAATACGAACTCCCGCAGACGGCGGAATGGACACGACAGGAGTGCGTGTACTCGGAAGCAGAGAAGGAGATCCTGACAAAGCGACTGACCGAGTTGGGGTACCTGGAATAG